The DNA segment GGCGTCTCCCACGATCGCTGAACACACGGCTGACGCGTGCTCGACATGCCGGGGAACCGGGTCTACCAGTGTCACGTCATAGCCGTCCTCCACCAACCATTCGGCGTGAATCCCGGTCCCTCCACCCACATCGAGCACACGAGCTGGCGCAGGGGGCAGAAACCGTCGTAGGAGCTCTTGAGTCCTGACCAGCTCCATCCGCCCGTCTGCCGAGGTGCGCAGGCGACTGTCCTCGTTCGCTGTCTCGCCATAGAACCGCATCACGGAGGGAGCCAATTCGAGATTCGACATGCCCGCAGTATCGTGTGTACCGGTGGACCAGTCCAGCGCGCGAAGTGGGAGAAGCCATGGCTGTTCTGAAATACGAGGAGATCGCTGAGTCGCTTCGGACTCGCATCGCCGCAGGTGAATTCGCCCCTGGCGAGACCATCCCGTCCGGCCGAGACTTGGCCGAACAGTGGGATGTGTCACGGGCCACCGCCATCAAAGCCGTCGACGTTCTCCGCAACGACGGCGTAGTCGTGGCCAAACAGGGGACCGGCTTCGTTGTCACGGAGACCCCCGTGGCACGCCCTGCCGGCGCCCGTCGAGCCGGATCGGCCCGCATCTTGGGTGGGATGCCGTTCTTGCGGGTCGGCACGCCCGACTGGGCCGAACCTCCCGTGCGTGTCGCCAACGCCCTCGGGCTAGCCCCGGGGACCCCGGCGCTCCGCCGTGTCCGCATCCTCCAACTTCCGGACGGAAGCCCGAACAGCTGCGTGGAAGCCTGGTTCCCGCCCGAGATCACAGAGGCGGCCCCCCGCCTGTCCGACACCGCCCCGATCGCCGAGGGCACGACACGCTACGTCCGCCGCCAGACCGGACGGTTCCCGGTGGAAGGGGTGGATGTCACTACCGTACGCCTGGCCACCGACGTGGAGGCCGAGCGATTGCGGGTCGCCGAGGGGAGCGCAGTAGCGGTCCTCCTTCACACGGCACATGACCAGGAAGGGCGCCCGCTGGTCTGCGAGGAGGGAGTCACACCTGCCTCACTCTTCGAGCAGGTGGACACGTATGCGATGTAGACGAGGGGCCAAACAAGGCTGGACCGGTCCGCCGGTCCAGCTTTTTTGATGCCCTGCTGAGCGCGCTGAGCTGCACAATCGGCCTACAGGGCCCCATCAATCCCAAACTCACTACTTGACTGGACCGGTCCACCGGTCCAGTCTGTAGATGCAACGCCGCACCGCCTGAGGGCGGAGCGGTTCTGATTCGGGATTGCCCGTTCGGAAGGCGCGGCTCAGGCCGCGCGCGCCGCAGGCCCTGAGTTGGTCGTTGCTTGAGAACTGCATAGGTGGGCCCCGTCTCCCCGAGTGGAAAAGACGGACTGCGCGGCATAGGGCCGCGCTCCCTGATCCCTGCGTTTTGAGGGAGGTCGGTCATGGACCGACGACATACCAAGGCGCCCCGGCACGCGGACCAGTCGGCGGCGCCCTTCCTGCTCTGGTCCGCTTCCTGGCTTCGCGGCGTCTGGCGCTGCGGCCGGCTGCCTCTCCCTCCCGTCCGATCAGGCCGACGTGCCGCAGGTCGTACGGGAGGGAGTGCGGGGAGTCGGAAATTCCGGTGCTCCATTCCGAAGGGGGTTGCTCATGTGGGAGAGCCTGATCGCGGTGGCGGGGACGCTGCTCGGGTCCGTGACCATGTACATGCTTCAGCAGCGGGGGACGGACCGGTCGGCGCTGCGGCGTGACCGCCTGGCGGCCGTGACCGCGTTGACGGTGGCGCTGGCCGACCATCGCCGCGCGATGTGGGTCCGTGAGGACCTGCGCCTCATGGGTGCGAACGCCGGCTACGAGGCGGCGCGGGCGGAGAGCCACGCGACACGGAGCGCGATCACCGCCCCTCTGACCACCCTGTCCATCCTCCTTCCGGGGCTCGCCCGGGTCGCGGAGGACGCGGCGACAGCCACCTACGGTCTGCGCGGCGCCGAGTCTCCTGAGGCTCTGAACGGGGCCCGGGAGGCGGCCATCGCCGCGTGCGAGCGGCTGACCCGCGAAGCCTCCAAGCTCTTCTGACCCGCCCCGCACCACCTGCCCCGGCCCCGCTCTTCGGCGGGGTCGCGATGACGCCGGATCGAATCCGGCCCGGGGCACCGGCCGCCTCCCTGCGGCCCGCCGCACCACACCGTGCGGCCTCTTCCCCCATCAACGGCGCGCACCCCCCGGAGGGCAATCCGAGGGGTGCTGTTCGGGCCGTTCCACCTGCAAGGGAGACCACGACCCAATGGACCAGATTACTGTTCGGGACGCGGTGACCGCGTTCGCCGACTTCATGGAACCGACCAGCGCGGAGCTGGACGCGATCGAGCAGGAGATCCCGCTGATCCTGGCGGACGTCGACCTGCTCGACGCGCAGATCATCACCCTCGACCGCACTCCGAGCGAGCTGGACGCCCGCCGTATCCGCCGGGCCCGTCGCCGAGTGCTGGCGGAGCGGGCGGCGCTGGCGACCCGCACCGCCGCCGCGGCGAGCCTGCCCGGGGGTGCCGCATGAGCGCCACGACCGGACAGAGCCTGGTGGCCGCGCACGCCGAGGTGAAGTCGGAGATCTCGCGGACCGACGGCAAGACCAGTCTCCTGCTGGCCTTCGTCGGCGCGATCCTGGCCGGCGCGTGGAGCGTCGGCCACGGCCTCCACCTCACCGTGCCCGCCCGCGTCGCCGGCGGCGCCGGTATGGGCCTGCTGCTCGTGGCGGCCGGACTGCTGCTGTGGTCGGTCCGCCCCCACCTGAGCGGCCGCCACGGCTTCCCGCTGTGGGCCACCCTCACCCCCGAGCAGATCACCGACACCCTCGCCCAGAACCTCGCGGCCGACGTCGCGGGGCTGTCCCGGCTCGCGGTCGCCAAGTTCACCAGCCTGCGCCGCGCGGTCGATCTCACCCTCACCGGCGGCGCCCTCCTCGTCCTCGCCGCCCTGCTCACAATCGGGGGTGCGGCATGAGCGAGCCGGTACGGATCGACTCCCTGCCGGAGCCGGTCGTGTCCCTGCTGCGGGCGGTGCACGATGCGCTGGACCTGCCCCTGCCGGGACTGACCGACGCCGACGAACGCGCCTACCACGTGCTCATGCACGACAGGGCGAGCCGCGCACGGATCGTCCTGGCCGGCGTCCTGGCCGACCGCCACGACCTGGGTCCCGCTGACGCCATGCTGCGCGAGTGGACGGCCGGTGCGCCGGTCACCTACACCCCCTGGATCGATCGCGGGGGTGCGGTGTGAAGGCCAAGACCGCACTGCCCGCCGTCGCGATGACGGCGGTGTCCATGGTCCTCACCCTGGCCGTGGTCATGCTGTGGCTGGGCGCGGCGGTGCCGTGGCCGGTCGCGCTGGTCGTCGGTCTCGGGATCGACGGGGGCTGGCTGGCCACCCTCGCCTACGAGCGCCGCCTCGCCGCGCAGGGCGACCACAGCACCCCGGTGACCGCCGTCGGATGGGGCTTCGGCGCGGTCGCCTCCGGCGTCCTCGTCGTCCACGCGCTCACCGCCGACACACACTCTGGTGCGTGGCTGGCCGTGTCCTGGTTCCCGGTCGCCGCCAAGGGCCTGTGGCTGGTCCACGGCCTGTGGGAGCGCACCGCCCTCACCCCGGCCGCACTCGAATCGATCCGCGGTATCCAGCAGCGGGCCCGGGACGAGGCCGCGCTGAAGCGTGCCCGTCTGCGGGCCGAAGCCGGGACCGAACAGACCCGGCTCACCGCGGTCACCGTGGCCGGCGCCCGTGTCGCCCGGGTGCGTGCTGTGACCGCGAAGAAGCTGTCCAAGGCATGGTCGGAACTGGAAGGCGCCCACCAGGGCAAGGACACCGCCCGCGCGCTGACCGACACCGCCCACGGATGGGCCCTGCCCGCCTGGTCCACCCCGCCCGCCTCGATCGAGAGCACCGGGACGGATGCGGAGGAATCGACCGAGAACGGTCGAGAACGGTCTATGGCTGACCTGCGGGAATCGACCCCGGCCACGGTCACCGTTTCCCGGCTGGTCGTGCCCGATCCCGTGCCGTTCGATCTGGGCAAGCAGACCACCCTGCTCAAGCCGATCGCGCCGCCGTCTCCGGTCGTGCGGCCGGTGCCGATCGAGGCGGCTCCCGCCCGGTCGTCGGCGGCCGAGTCGACCCGATCCCGCCGGGTGACCGGCCGGGTCCCGGAAGTGGCGAAGACGCCACGCACTCGCCGTACCCCGGAGCAGTTGATGACCCAGGCCCGGAAGGCGACCACGGGTTGGGAGGACGCGCAGATCACGGCCGAGGGCCTGCGCCGTGCGCTGCGCACGTCACCGGCGAACGCGCGGATGCTGCGTGACGCGCTGCTCGCCGAGCGGGCCGCGTGATGGCCGCGCTTCCGGTGTTCCGGTGGCGGCTCGCCCCGGACGGCTACGCCACCCGCCGACAGCTCCGCGCCCGCGGGCTGCGGCCCGGTGGCCAGTCGGTGGCCGCCCAGTTGGAGCGCCCGCGCCGTCGGCGCGGGCCGCTGGTCGCCTACCTCTACCGCGTCGACCTCGCCCAGCCCGTGCGGCCCATGACCGAGGCCCGGTGGGCGGCCCTGGCCAAGGCCAACCGCGCCCGCCGCATGTGCCCGGCCTGCGGCCGTGACGCCGGCTACGTCATCCCCGCCTCGCTCGGCGCGTGCGTGCCCTGTGCCTTCCCCGACCCCCAAGCTCTGAGGAGTGCCTGACATGGGCAAGCCCGATACCCGCCGTCTGGACAAGGCGATCCGCGAGGCGGAGCGCAAGCTTGAGGCGGTCCGTAACCGGGAGGTGTGGCCGCTGGACGGGCGCGAGCGGCGCGCTGTGCTCGGCGCGGTCGCTTCCGGCGCCTACAGCCTGCACCGTGGCAACGGCACCGCCCGCGCCGACCGGACCTTGGACAGCACGTGGCAGAGCGCCGAGACCCGCCTCGTCGCCGAGATCACCGCGCTTCAGGTCGAGCGTCAGCGCGTCGTGAACGAGGCCGCCGCCGACCGCGCGGCGAAGAAGTCCTCCGGGTGGTGGTGAGCGTGGACCCCAACGACACGCCTCCCGGCGAGTGCCCGCAGTGCTGGCGGCACGCCTACGACTCCCGCAACGCCCACCGCCACCTGGGCCCGCGTGAGGACTGCCCGGAGTGCGTGGACCACATGGTCAACGGCTGCCCCTACATCGTGCCCAAGAAGCAGTCCCGGTGGTGGTAGCCGCCCGCCCCGGCGCGTGACCCGCCCACACCACCGCCCCGGGGTGGCCGCCCCTGCCACGGACCCGGCCACCCCGGCACCCCCCTCAACTTCCCGCCCCCCCTTTTGGGGCAGTCAGGAGTCTGCCGTCATGAGCGGCACCGTCGTACCCCTGCACAAGGAACCCACCCCCGACCCTGAGCCCGAGGCCGGTCCGGTGACCGAGCTGACCGTGGTCCCCGACCCGCCCGCCGCGCCCCCGGTGCCGCTGTGGGTGCGCTCCGGTCGCACCGTCCGGGCGGCCGTCACGCACGAGAACACGCGCACGGCCGCCCGCGCCATGGCCCGCCACTCCCTCTACCTGGCCGGCGGGGCGCGGATCGTGGCTCGCCGCACTTGGGACGGCCGCACGGCCGCCCGCTACGAACGCATGCTCCGCGCGGCGGAAGCCGCGGGCAACCACGAGGCCGCCGCCGAGTGGGAAGAGCGCGGCCAGCGCTACCGCGAAGCCCGCCACCGCCGCCGCATGGACCTGCTCCACTCCCCCCTCGACGCGGCCAAGGGCGTCGGGATCAGCGCCGGTATGGGCGTCGGCGGCCTGGTCCTGCTCGGCGTCGCCATGGCCATTGCCACCAAGGACCCCGGCGAGGTGGTCACCCCGCTGATGGCGGTCGTCAGGTTCATCGACCTCATGGTCACCATCGTGCGGGTGGTGTGGGGTCCCGCGATCACCATCGGACCGTTCCTCGCCCTGCTCGCCCTCTGGTCCGTCGGCGCCCACCAGCACGCCGCCCCCAGTGGGCCCTGCCGCCCAACGCCCGCTCCGGTGAGGGCGAACCGATCACACCGTCGATCGTGGTCAAGGCCCTGCGCGACCTCGGCGTGCCCGCGCTGCGTAAGGCCATCACGGAGATGGGCGACGCCGGCGCCTCCATGCTGTCCCCGATCACGATCGCCGGGTGCGGCGTCGAGGTCGACGTGACCCTGCCGTCCGGGGTGTCCACGAACGAGGTGCAGGGCAGGCGCCGCAAGCTCGCCGAGAACCTGTCCCGGCACGAGCACGAGGTGTTCGTCACCATCCCCCAGGCCGCGCGGACGGTCCGGCTGTGGATCGCGGACTCCGGGGCCCTGGACGAGCCGATCGGCCCGTCCCCGCTCACGACCGACGACACCCTGACCGCCAACTACAAGACCGGCAAGGCTCCGTGGGGTCAGGACCTGCGCGGCGACGCCGCCGCCCTGAGCCTGTACCAGCGCCACCTCCTCGTCACCGGCCTGTCCAATCAGGGCAAGACCGCCGCCCTGCGCGCCCTCGCCCTATGGGCGGCGCTGGACCGCACGGTGGAGTTCCGGATCGCGGACCTCAAGGGCGCCGGCGACTGGGCCATGTTCGACGGGATCGCCACCGTGCTCATCCAGGGCCCGGCCGACGAGCAGGTCATCGAGGCCACCGAGATGGTCGAGGGCCTGGTCGAGGAGATGAACCGCCGCATCGAGACCCGCCGCGCCAATCCCGACGCGGTGTTCACCCCGCTCATCGGGCTGGTGGACGAAGCGCAGGTGGCGTTCATGTGCCCGGCCGTGGACGACGACAAGCGCCCCTACGGCGGCTCCAAGGCCACCTCCCGCTACTTCATGGCCGTGCGCAAGGTCCACAACCAGGGCCGCGTGGTCGACGTGCTGATGTGGGAGGGCACCCAGGACCCCACCGACCAGAACCTGCCCAAGCTGGTCCGCGAGGGCGCCCACACCCGCGCCTCCCTCGCCCTGGGCACCGAATCGCAGGCCGTCATGGCACTCGGGGAGAAGGCCGTCAACGGCGGCGCCGCCCCGCACCTTCTGCGCCAGGGACTCGACAAGGGCACCCTCGTCGTCGCCTCCGACGGCATCGAGATCCCCAAGGGCCAGACCTCCATCACCGTGCGCACCCACTTCATCAACGACACGGACGCCAAGGCCATCACCGACCGGGCCAAGGCCCTGCGCGACGGGGTCACCACCCTGCACGGCATCGACCGCGGGGAGGAACGCGACCCGCTTGCCGACATCGCGGCCGCCGTCGGGACCGACGCCCGGGTACGGACGCAGGAGGTCATCACCCGGCTCGCCGGACTCAACCCGCAAGCTTACGGCGGCTGGTCGTTCATCGACCTCAAGCGCGTTCTCGACGGCACCGGCGCCGAGCCCTACAAGTCCGACGGCGTGATGGTCATCAGCCGCGACCGCCTCGCCCGCGCCCTCGCCGACTGCGGCGACACCGGTTCCGCTTCTGCCGCCTGACAGCAGGGACCCGGACCGTGCCGGGTCAGGGAGGCAGGGAGAACTCCCTGAACCCCTCCCTGACTCGCCTCCCTGGCCCTGACCTGCACGAATGATCGTTCAGGGAGGCAGGGAGGCCCGCAGGTCAGCACCCCCGAAACCCCCTCCAGGACGCCCCCGGCAGGGGGTGCCTCCGCCTCCCTGAGCCATGCCCGGAAGGAATTCCGTATGCACTCGCACAACGACCACACCGCGCCCGTCGTGAGGGCCGTCGAGGTCCGTGAGCCCGCCCCCATCGCCCCGGCCGTGGTGGTCCCGGCCCCGCTCGTACCGCTCCAGCCGGACATCGTCCCGGCCACGGCGAGCATCCTCCTGCCGGACGGCCGGATCGTCACCGGCTACACCGCCCCCCACACCCAACCCGAACCCATCGCCGTCAAACCGGCCGTCTGCCGCGCGGCGGTCAACGTCGCCGTCGGCGGCGTCGGGTTCCTCGCCGTCTGCGGCGGACTGCTGATGCTCACCACCTTCATCACCGCCCTGACCGCGCTCATCACCCAGCTCATCACCCTCGCCGCCGTCCTCCTCGGCGGATACGTCGCCGTCCAGGCGCTCACCGCCAAGGGCCACCACAAGGCGGGGACCACGGTGAACATCCGCCGCGCGGTCATCAAGCGCAACCACTTCCACGGCTGAGCGAAGGAGACCGACCGCTGTGATGCGACTCCGCTTGCGGGTCATCGGCTGTCCCCGCCGGGCGTTGGCCCTGCTCGACGCCGCCCGGCCCAACTGTCCCGACTGCCACGGCGAGGGCGGCATCGCCCTCGACTACGGGGACGACACCGGCGAGTACGCCGGCACCCACTGGTACCGCTGCGACTGCTCCACCCCGTGGTGCGTGGTCCTGCTCCCGCTCCCGCGCATGCCCCGTCTGCTGCGCCGCCGCGCCGCCTACCGCGACCCGTGGAACACCGAACCCCCCTTCTAGATGCACCAAGGGCGGCCCCCATGTCTCGCCAAAGTCCGGGGCCGCCCTCGTTCCACCCATCCAACTGAACAGTGGAGGTCACCCAGCATGACCCATCACCGCGCCGTGCCGGAAGACGGCAATGTCAGCCTGTGCACCGGATCGGCCGCGCTGGACCAGGCCGTGGAAGCCGTCACCGGACTGCCCACGGTCGTGGTCGCCGAGAAGGACCCGGCCGCCTCGAACCTGCTGGCCGCACGGCTGCCGCACGCCCGCAACGTCGGTGACATCACGTCGGTCGACTGGCCGGCGCTGGCCGCCACGCTGCCGCGCCCGGCGTCGCTGACCGCCGGATTCCCCTGCCAGGACATCTCCAACGCCGGACCTCGGGGAGGGATCGCCGGTGACCGATCGGGACTGTGGAAAACCGTCGCCCACGCCATTCGCCACCTTCGACCCCGCCTCGTGTTCCTGGAGAACGTCGCCGCCATCCGAAGCCGGGGACTCGACGTCGTCGCGGCCGACCTGGCCGCGATCGGGTATGACGCGCGGTGGATGTGCCTACGAGCTGGAGATCCCGAGGTCGGAGCCTGCCACCGCCGGGACCGCTGGTTCGCCGTCGCGTATCCCGCTGCTGAAGACCCCCACCTCACAGCTCGGCCGGAACGGCGGGCCGCAGCACCCGGACAAACGGCGGGCGGGCGGGCACGGGCCCACGCTGGAGGACGAAGTGGTCTTCTTGCTGCCCCCGACGGACGGCTGACGCTGCTGCCCACCCCGGCCGCAGCCGACGGAACCGGCGGCCCGGGGATCTCCCCGAAACGGCGGGGCGGGATGAACCTGCGCACGGCCGTGACCCTGCTGCCCACCCCGGCGGCACGGGACTGGAAGTCCGGCGCCTCCAACCTGCTGGGGACCAACTCGCGTCCGCTGAACGAGGTGGTCGTCAATCTGCTGCCCACCCCGAAGGCGCCGGACGGGCCGCACGGCGGGCCGAACCAGCGAGACCGGGCCGGGAACTACTACCTGCCCGGCCAGGCCGTCCGCCTGGACGGCCGGTGGGTGGCCACCAACGGCACCGACTACGGGCCCGCCATCCACCGCTGGGAAACCGTCCTCGGCCGCCCCGCACCGGAGCCGACCGAACCGGGCACCAAGGGCAACCGCCGGCTGTCCCCGGCCTTCGTGGAATGGATGATGGGCGCCGATCCCGGCTGGGTCACCGATCCGGGGCTGGGTCTGTCCCGCTCCGACCAGCTCAAGATCCTCGGCAACGGCGTCGTCATCCACCAGGCCATCCACGCCTACCGCGCGCTGCTCGCCACCCTCGCGCCCGAAGCCGCCGACCCCACCCCGGCACAGCTCGCCCTCGACATCGCCTGACCACGCCAAGGGCGGCCCCCGTTCTCGCCAAAGTCCGGGGCCGCCCTCGTTCCACCCGTCCAACTGAACAGTGGAGGTCACCAGCATGACCCATGACGCCCGTCCCGCGCTGCTGAACGCCGCGCTGGACGCCGCCGCACGCGGCTGGCACGTTTTCCCCCTGCGCCCCGGCACCAAGCGGCCCGCACTGCACGGGGAGGCGTCCTGCCCCGGCACCGGCCCGTGCGCGAACGGCCACCTGAAGTGGGAGCAGCGCGCCACCAGCAACCCCGACCGCATCCGCGCCGCCTGGTCCCGGGCGCCGTTCAACGTCGGCATCGCCACCGGCCCCTCCGGGCTGGTCGTGGTCGACCTGGACGTGCCCAAGGACAAGAGCAGTTCGGACGCGCCTGGCGGCGCGGAGACCTTCCTGGCGCTCTGCGAGCGCGCCGGCCACGCCGTCCCCGCCACCTACCGCACCCGGACCGCGAGCGGCGGAACGCACCTGTACTTCACCGCCCCCGCCGGGGCGAGGCTGACCAACACGGCAGGAACTGTTGGTGAGTTGGTGGACACCCGGGCGTGGGGCGGCTACGTCGTCGCCGCGGGCAGCACCACCCCGGCGGGACCGTACGAGGCGCTGTGCGGGCCTGAGACGGCCGCCGTGCCCGGATGGCTGCTGAGCATCCTCCGCCCGGCCCCCAAAGCGCCTCAGGGGCCCTCCGTGGCCGCTACGGGGCAATCCCGCCGATACGCGGACGTAGCACTCACTAACGAGGCGCGGAACGTGGCTTCGGCCCCGTCCGGGGCCCGGAACGCGGTCCTGCTCCGAGCCGCGCGCGCCCTGGGCCGCCTCGTCGCGTGGGGCGACATCCCCCGGCATGTGGTCGAGGACGCTCTTCAGGAGGCGGGGGAGGCGGCCGGACTGCCGACGGCCGAGTGCCGCTCGACCCTCCGCAGCGCTCTGAACTGGTCCATCCGCCACAACCAGACCCGCGGGCGGGCGGCATGAACGCCCCCTCCCGCCCCCCGCTGAAGAGCATCACCCCCACCCCCGACCAGCCCCGCGCCGCCGAGCAGCCCGCGCCCCGTACGGCCGTGGGCGAGCCGAAAGGCGCCGCCCGTCAGGGCGTCCGAACTGCTCTTCTCCCTGACCCGCACCCGACCGGCCACGCCGGCCACGACACCGGGGACCCGACGCCGGAGCGGCCCGGTATCCGGATCTCCGCCCCGCCGGTCTACCGCCACCCCTACGACGGCGCTCGCTGGTCCAAGCGCTACGCCGCCACCCCGACCGCCGCCTACGCCTGCCCCTGCGGCGAGATCCGCACCGCCCAAGGGCAGGACGCCGTAGCCGCCCTGGTCACCGAGTACGCCGCCCACAAGCACTTCTGCACCGGCACACCCGCGCCGGACGCGGAAGGGAGGGCCGCCGCATGAGCGACACCGAGGAACTGCCCGCGCCCTCCAACCCGCTCGCCGTGGCCCGGCGTCTCCTGCCCGACTGGCAGACCGAGGACGGACAGCTCACCCACCGGCGCTGGCGGGCGTCCTGGATGCGGTGGCAGGGCACGTGCTGGCGTGAGATCGATGAAGCCCAGGTCCGCAAGGCCATGTACGAGCGGCTGGAGTACGCCGTCTACCTAGCCCCGACGAAGGACGGTGAGACCGAGGAACGCGACTGGGCGCCCACCAAGCAGAAGATCAGCAACCTGCTCGATGCCCTCGGGTCCATCACCCTGCTGCCGACCGACACCGACACCCCGTCATGGGTCGACCGCGCCGGCGCGAGTACCCCGCTGGACGGGCCGATCGTCGCGTGCGGGAACGGCCTTCTCCGTATCCGCGACCGCGCCCTGCTGCCGCACACCGCCGGGTTCTTCAACATCGTGTCCGTTCCCTTCGACTACGATCCCGACGCCACGGCCCCGGGCTGGGAGCGCTTCCTGTCCGACGTCTGGCCCGACGACCCCGACTCCATCACCGCGCTTCAGGAGTGGTTCGGCTACGTCCTGTCAGGTCGCACCGACCTACAGAAGATCCTGCTCATGGTCGGGCCGTCCCGCTCCGGGAAGGGCACGATCGCCCGGGTGCTGAAAGCGCTGGTCGGCAAGGAGAACCTGGCCGGGCCGACCCTCGCCGGTCTCGGCTCGAACTTCGGCCTGTCCACGCTCATCGGGAAGTCACTGGCGGTCATCTCCGACGCCCGGCTGTCCGGCAACGACAACACCCAGGTGGTGGAGCGGCTGCTGACCATCTCGGGCGAGGACACCATCGACATCGACCGCAAGTACCGCGAGCCGTGGACCGGCAAGCTGCCCTCCCGGCTGGTGATCCTGTCCAACGAACTGCCCCAGTTCGGCGACTCCTCCGGCGTCATCGCGAACCGGTTCGTCCTGCTCAACACCCGCTTGTCGTGGCTGGGCAAGGAAGACCCCACCCTCACCGACCGGCTGATCGCCGAAATGCCCGGCATCCTCAACTGGGCTCTGGAAGGACTCGTCCGTCTCCAGCGCACCCGCCGGATCACGGAACCCGCCTCCAGCCGCGAAGCGGTCACCACCATGCGCGACACCGCCTCGCCCACCAGCGCGTTCGTCCGCGAACGCTGCACCACCGGGGTCACGTGCAGCGTGCCCGTGGACGCCCTGTGGTCGGTCTGGCGGGACTGGGCCGAGGACAACGGCGTCAAGCCCGGCACCAAACAGGTCTTCGGCCGCAACCTCCTCTCCGTGGTCCCCCAGCTCAGCCGCACACGGCCCCGGGACGCCTACGGCCAACAGGTCGCCACCTACACCGGCATCACCCTCAAGCAGTCCGAACCACATCTTCCTGAGTCGTGACTCATCGCGACTCAAGCCCCCGCCAACCCGCTCTGAGTCGCGATGAGTCACGACTCAAAGCAATGTCTCTCCAACTCGTTCCGGTCCACCCAACCTCCCCGAGGAGCGTCATGGCCCGCCCCGAGAAGCTGAAGCTCACCGAAGTGCTGACCGAGATCAAGATGAGCCGCGCCGCCTTCTACCGCATGCGCGCCCGCGGCCAGGCCCCCAAGCTCATCAAGCTGCCCAACGGACAGATCCGTTGCCGCCGCAGCGACCTGGACGCCTGGTGGGCGGAGCACGAGACCGCAGCCTGACCATCCTTCGCACACGAGACATGAGGGGCCCGCGTCGAGCGGGCCCCTCTGGAGTTTGCATGTCGCTGACCTATGACGTTCGCCTCTACTCCATCGAGATCCGCAAGGACCGCCCGAAGCCATACCGCGTCCGGTGGCTGGTCGGGGCGAACAAGCACTCCAAGAGCTACACCCTCAAAGTTCAGGCGGACGGGCGCCGTTCGGAACTGATGTCCGCCATTCGACGCGGCGACCAGTTCGATGAAGAGACGGGGCTGCCCGTCTCCGAACTGCGGGCGAAGCAGGGTTCCGTCACCTGGTACGAGCACTGCCGCACCTATGTTGACCGCAAATGGGCGCTGGCCCCGGCGAAGTCGCGGAAGAACTACGCGGACGCGCTGGCGACCATCACGCCGGCGCTCGTGAAGACGAAGACGGGCATGCCCGATGCCGCCCTCATGCGACGCGCCCTCTACGGGTGGGCGTTCAACCGGAAGCGGTGGAGCGAGACCCCGCCGGACGACGTCGCCCGCGCCCTCGCGTGGGTCGCCAAGCATTCGCTGTCGGTGTCCGCTCTGGAAGACCCCGCGACCGTGCGCCTCGCCCTTGATGCCCTGGCTCTGCGTCTGGACGGGAAGTCGGCGGCACCGCGCACGGCCAAGCGCAAACGGGCATGCTTGAGCGATGTCCTCGGGCTGGCAGTGGAACAGCAGTACTTCTCCCTACCGGTCAACCCGCTGACGACCGTGAAATGGACCGCCCCGAAGTCCGTGGAGGAAGTGGACCCCGAAAGCGTTGCGAACCCCCGCCAGGTGCGCGCCCTCTTGGCCGGGGTTCGCGAACAGGGGCTCCGCGGGCGGCATCTGGAAGCCTTCTTCGGGTGCCTGTA comes from the Streptomyces sp. SUK 48 genome and includes:
- a CDS encoding GntR family transcriptional regulator; its protein translation is MAVLKYEEIAESLRTRIAAGEFAPGETIPSGRDLAEQWDVSRATAIKAVDVLRNDGVVVAKQGTGFVVTETPVARPAGARRAGSARILGGMPFLRVGTPDWAEPPVRVANALGLAPGTPALRRVRILQLPDGSPNSCVEAWFPPEITEAAPRLSDTAPIAEGTTRYVRRQTGRFPVEGVDVTTVRLATDVEAERLRVAEGSAVAVLLHTAHDQEGRPLVCEEGVTPASLFEQVDTYAM
- a CDS encoding protein kilB, with the translated sequence MWESLIAVAGTLLGSVTMYMLQQRGTDRSALRRDRLAAVTALTVALADHRRAMWVREDLRLMGANAGYEAARAESHATRSAITAPLTTLSILLPGLARVAEDAATATYGLRGAESPEALNGAREAAIAACERLTREASKLF
- a CDS encoding DUF6284 family protein produces the protein MDQITVRDAVTAFADFMEPTSAELDAIEQEIPLILADVDLLDAQIITLDRTPSELDARRIRRARRRVLAERAALATRTAAAASLPGGAA
- a CDS encoding Pycsar system effector family protein, producing the protein MSATTGQSLVAAHAEVKSEISRTDGKTSLLLAFVGAILAGAWSVGHGLHLTVPARVAGGAGMGLLLVAAGLLLWSVRPHLSGRHGFPLWATLTPEQITDTLAQNLAADVAGLSRLAVAKFTSLRRAVDLTLTGGALLVLAALLTIGGAA
- a CDS encoding RRQRL motif-containing zinc-binding protein, with the protein product MAALPVFRWRLAPDGYATRRQLRARGLRPGGQSVAAQLERPRRRRGPLVAYLYRVDLAQPVRPMTEARWAALAKANRARRMCPACGRDAGYVIPASLGACVPCAFPDPQALRSA
- a CDS encoding pRL2-8; protein product: MVSVDPNDTPPGECPQCWRHAYDSRNAHRHLGPREDCPECVDHMVNGCPYIVPKKQSRWW
- a CDS encoding DNA cytosine methyltransferase, which encodes MTHHRAVPEDGNVSLCTGSAALDQAVEAVTGLPTVVVAEKDPAASNLLAARLPHARNVGDITSVDWPALAATLPRPASLTAGFPCQDISNAGPRGGIAGDRSGLWKTVAHAIRHLRPRLVFLENVAAIRSRGLDVVAADLAAIGYDARWMCLRAGDPEVGACHRRDRWFAVAYPAAEDPHLTARPERRAAAPGQTAGGRARAHAGGRSGLLAAPDGRLTLLPTPAAADGTGGPGISPKRRGGMNLRTAVTLLPTPAARDWKSGASNLLGTNSRPLNEVVVNLLPTPKAPDGPHGGPNQRDRAGNYYLPGQAVRLDGRWVATNGTDYGPAIHRWETVLGRPAPEPTEPGTKGNRRLSPAFVEWMMGADPGWVTDPGLGLSRSDQLKILGNGVVIHQAIHAYRALLATLAPEAADPTPAQLALDIA
- a CDS encoding bifunctional DNA primase/polymerase; its protein translation is MTHDARPALLNAALDAAARGWHVFPLRPGTKRPALHGEASCPGTGPCANGHLKWEQRATSNPDRIRAAWSRAPFNVGIATGPSGLVVVDLDVPKDKSSSDAPGGAETFLALCERAGHAVPATYRTRTASGGTHLYFTAPAGARLTNTAGTVGELVDTRAWGGYVVAAGSTTPAGPYEALCGPETAAVPGWLLSILRPAPKAPQGPSVAATGQSRRYADVALTNEARNVASAPSGARNAVLLRAARALGRLVAWGDIPRHVVEDALQEAGEAAGLPTAECRSTLRSALNWSIRHNQTRGRAA